The stretch of DNA CAAATACCcttaatgaagaaaaataaataaaaacttgtaTTTCTCAAAAAGCCCTAGAAAATAACAGGTCGGACTGGGATTGCAAGTCGTGATGATAGCAAGATTCGCAGCCGAGAGCGCCGCTACAATCAAATGCATTTTTCCGATTGATTGTCACAATCAACCCCTCCACCACACCGAGATAGCAGGATCTCATGGCATTGCCCCGAGATTGACAACACAGCCACACagttttgttgtatttttcaACATGAAACATAAAAGCTACAAAGTGTAGCTTCAAAGTCGTGTGTTAGCCATACTTAAACAAACTTATACAATATACATTGTTGGCCACTATTAAACCCAAATGACTCGGTATAgtttttttccaaaataatcTGCTTCAAATATAcattaaaattcaaaacatcTGCAACCAAGGAATgtatataataacaaaaaacgTTCATAAGTAATTATATACCAGATACAGATTTTTCACAAAGTGTAATATTACAAATGACTTATACTTCTAcacaacaacaaacaaaaaactataTAAAGAATTCGCACACTGCCACAGAGTTCAAAATTATTGCATTGCCAATAACTTTAAGAACACTTATTATCTTACCATTTTCAAAGGTATAGGCACAACAATATCATATGCTGATAAACATGATCTAATTCAAGACGATGCAGATTTGGAGGATGGGTTGAAAGGAACCTGCTCACCGCATGTGAGGAACTCATGGGGTCCAGCTTGTTCACGGCCGACACCAAGAAGGTCGAGATAATAAAGGTAATGAGAAACGATATTGTTCATCGCGTCAACATCACCCTGTCCGCAAACACTATCACCGTAGAGAACATTCATTGTAGAGCCAAAACCAGGAACCCGTTTCTCCATTGTGTCGTTCTTGGTAGGCTTCCAGTTGCCAACGAAGATATCGTGGGCAGAGGGTTGTGATTTTTTGATTGGGTTCATCCATCTCCACATTGCGGCTTGGAAAGCTAGGGTTGCATTCTGCTCTATGTATTCTGGATGGTCAAGTAGATTCACCTTCAAAGCCTCTCCTGCAGCTCCATAATTGTAGTTCCTATATTGATGTTACCAAATACCAAAAAGTACAGTCATAAACCATGCTATCATTTAAAGACAATATTTTTCTTGATGCATTTTCTACATTTCAAGTAAAACCAGTTCCATTACATATAACTACAActgtttttaataaaagtgtGCATGCAATTTGGGTTTGAATCTTCACAGGAATTTCATCTTTGCTTTAAACACCTCACAGACATGCTACTCAATCATGTCATTGATGTCATCTTACCGATATGATCAAATATCCAACACATTGAGACAACAGAAACTTACATATCGTACAATTTGATAGTTTAAGCCATATCTTGAAGGCTTTCACCTCTTCTAATCATATGGGTCAAATGtgacatttacacaacaaagAAAGTTTAAgccataacttttttttttaaatatagttcAATGATCACAGTTATTGAGGTTCTTAGGATGAACTGATATATTAAGAGCACCAGAATCCAAATGCTGTCCATTTTTCACAGATGAGGGGATATTGTTGTCATCACCAATAAACAAATAATCTTGCAAGTTTAATTAGGTATTAACCTTCATCGGGTCTGATAAATTTGGTACACTGGTCAAGGATGTTAGGGAAGTCTCAATGTTTAATTATATCAGTATTTAGTAGCTACCTTTTTGGCCACAAAAAAAACGTAAAAAGGGTTCTATTATCAGTATTTAGTAGTGTTAGACATATATATACCAGTAAATAGGAATGGCTCCACGTCCGTAGTATTCAGCACCGGGAGTGCAGGGGTATGTCAATTTGTAATAGTCGTCACAATATGTCTGACTAGGACTCATTTCATGATTGTAACAAAGACCCCAGGCTAAAGGTCCTCCAGTTGCCACTCCATATCCACCTGGCATCAGCATTACAAGAACAATAAAcattcaaataaacaaaattaaaacataaccaAATCAATCACTGAGTAAACAATCACAAAATTTACTATACGAATGATAAACCTAAGTAAACAATCACAAAATTATCCAAGTTCCACTATACGAATGATAAACCTAAGTAAACAATCACAAAATTTACCACAATAACCCTAATTAACCATAACCTTTTCCCCCTTACAATAtttaatcaaatgaaacaaacacacaaagtaaaccaaaccaaaccaaatgtAGCAACCAAATCACAAAACACAATTCCATTAGTTACTTCACTACAAACACACAAAgtaaaccaaaccaaaccaaatataGCAACCAAATCACAAAACACAATTCCATTAGTTACTTCACTATAAACACACAACTAAATATCCAATTTAGTCATCGAAAATAAAAGATCCTATCAACCTAGTAACTCAAATTATTAATATTCCAAAATGATACATAAAATTGCAAAATGTCAATTAACCAGATCATTTCGACCAAACATATATGCTAAAATGATCCATAAAATTGTAGGGATTACTACAATCAAATGTACAAACCAAACATTACTAACCCTAAAACTATAGGTGTCCATTTCACAATCCCAATAATTATTGACCCCAGTCCACATGTTGTAGGCGCCAAAAAATTTCATAGTTAAAAAGGCCCCAACACTAAAAAGTCCATAAAATTGTGGGTTAGGCCCActtcttttcaaattttttttgagattttttttaaaataaatttcgagaaatttttttttttatttttctcacaaaattttcCGAGAAAAATGGTTTTAGATATTTTGGAGAAATTTTTTCGATATTTTtccaagaaaaataaatttcaaaaacttttcaagaaaaaaatttcaattaacaaAACATTGGACTTATGAGCCCCTCACTTAAgcccacaaaaaataataaaataatagaccggagctttaaaaaaattatttaaatagtgCCTAATATTAGGGACTTAgtattagattttttaaagGGGTTTGGACTTTGGGGATTTATTGACGATTCTACCTACAACTACCAACTAAAAACAAACGAATCCGATTACATTTTGCAATTTCATACACTATTTTTCAATAATCATTAATATAGAGAATTAAATTCACAATTCCTAAAATTTCAGCACAAGTGTTTGGTTCTGCGgtgacaaaaattgattttagagttgtaaaatgatttatatttggatACATTCAAAGTgagtttaataataaattttccaCTAAAACATTTGAAGTCAAAAGCTCCAGATCTAGGCATCTAGCtttaagttagaatcaattttaactaaattatgattttagttaataagagatttatgtttgaatacttACGTAAAAGTGAATTGTAggacaaaaatcacatttagaTTCAAAAACTATAAATCCTAATTTCAAGTTAGAATAAATTCAGAAAGTAGAAGTAATGCTACTAAACAACAATCAAccatttacaaaaataaaaaatcaattctaGGCATCTACAATCAATTTTCACTCTTCGAAGAGTGAAAACAACCATACacgaaattaaatatatatactaaacataaaaacacaaaaatatttcCACAACCTATGCTGtgactaaaattgatttttaattaaaaaagaattgtAAAGTGGTTTATAAAACATTGGAGTCAAAAGCTACAGATCTAACCATCTAGCTTAGTTAGAATCACTTTtagactaaaattaattaattctacTCGAGAACAACCAAAAATGctaaacaaaaaagaagaaattctAGCTTAgtaaattgaatatatttatttactaaacAATAAAAAACTTACAAGAGGTTTTGCTGCCAACATGTCCAAGGAAAGCAGCAATTTCCATCATCTGAAAAGTCTTATTCTTCCCAGTGGTACCAAAACCCTGCGGCTCGAAAATCGAAGCAGCAGCAATAAAAGAATGATAATCCCAAAACCCAACGGCATGTGCAACCGGCGAGTTTCTCATTGAAAACAGATTCTCAAACTGATACGTTTGAAAATAATCAGTTATGGTTAAATTACAACAGTAAATCGACCAACCTTGACATTCCCATCCTTGATCACAGTATTTTTTTCCGTGTTTGTATTTGACTAGCGTCTTTTTTGTTGAATCGCCTTGAACGGTTGTTGCTACGTCGGTGAGGAGAATAACGAAAGCGAGGAGTAAAACGATGGCGTTTTGGTTTGCCATTTTGGGTCTGTGATGTGGaatcagagagagagagagaatgagTAATGTGAGAGGTTAGTTAAGTGAGATTTTTTAATGTGGTGAGGGGGTGATGAACGGTGGATGATGGGGTGTATGTGGAATGTGTGGGGATAGGAATGTAGTAATTAGGAAGTGAGAGAACAGACTGGCTTGGAGGTAAGGAACAACTGGGTTTCTCCACCGACAGCTGAGGTGGCACTGCGAAATGACGATACTGCCATTcgctttttgttttgtttttttcttgcTCAATTAAGTTGGTTGTTCGTCTGTCTATTGTCGCGAAAATTAAATTGTGTCACGTCCAAACCATTTCTTTTATATAAGAAATTGAGATTAAGgaatgcataaaaaaaaatttacgaacaataaataaaaatagtagaaCTATATTGATTATGAATTGGTATATTGTTTATTCATACTTTgatatcaacaaaaaaattaaaaaataaaaacacagtagtggtttaaataaatatttcagaAGGTAATGAAAagtaatcaaatcaaatattaatcttaacaattaaattttttttttcatatgtggttaatagtaaaaaaaaaaagtataatgtaACATTTATAAGACTTAACTCTACTgataaatatcgatattattaaatatctcGCAATTATGAGCGAATTTCTTTACTATTTCatctaaacaataaaaattaatacaagATATATCGTCTTTAAAATcattcattttcaaaaaaaaaatatttgttggtgTTTGTTAATATCGATTATATGTGATTTTTGACATCGCCAATTCAACTAAATATTGACAAGTTCTATTGTAAGGTTGAGAGAAAGTTAAATTTAATGATAGCTATTTCAATATACACATGAAATACAAAcctaaatcaaacaaaatattattagataATACTTAGTTTAACTTTTTAGTTAATCTTTCATCATTATATTGTTAAGTTGATAGAGActtaattgtattttgtttctttatagTTAGTTAGATGGTTGttactaaattatatatacaCTTCAGACTGTATATTGTATCaattaattcaataataataataataataataataataataataataataataataataataataataataatNNNNNNNNNNNNNNNNNNNNNNNNNNNNNNNNNNNNNNNNNNNNNNNNNNNNNNNNNNNNNNNNNNNNNNNNNNNNNNNNNNNNNNNNNNNNNNNNNNNNNNNNNNNNNNNNNNNNNNNNNNNNNNNNNNNNNNNNNNNNNNNNNNNNNNNNNNNNNNNNNNNNNNNNNNNNNNNNNNNNNNNNNNNNNNNNNNNNNNNNNNNNNNNNNNNNNNNNNNNNNNNNNNNNNNNNNNNNNNNNNNNNNNNtatttggtcttttattttaattttaagtgataatttgatcttttattttttaaaatgtaaaaaagaaagataaaagagtaaaatattaactgaaattaagttaagagacacCGAGTGTTATTtagcataataataataataaggttattcattatatttcttttgtatATATTCTAATTACAATGTTGTAATATGATGAGAAATCCAAATGTTGCGCTAAAACAATGAACAAAATAACTTCGCACTCAGACAAtataatcataaacaaaatgagaaaaaaaaaacttaaatatttgtAGAAACCACTTATTCAattaaaaggaaagaaaaacgaGTTAGATGAGTCATTTTAGGTCCAAAAAGGCCTAAGAGAGAAGAAAAGACTAACAAGAAAGAAGCAGTTGCACTTTAGAAATACACATACTAGTATGTgtattagttataaataatcACTATTTAACTTTAATGATTTGCTCTAGTggtaaaaatatatgtattagaCTCGTATGTTGTAGACATGATCTTCGCTAGTGTCCTTGACGATTAGTACAACTCAAATGGTAGTaggtataaaaaatatttgatttgatatattGAGATGTTGATTCAGATCCATAAAATTCTTACTTCTCCATACTTCATGAAAGTGAGTTTCACTGCTAGActctttagaaaaataaaatctatttataaaaaaaataaaaaataaaaacctccaattttatttattaaaatttaagattaaatatgttttttatctCTATAGTTTTATTGGTTTTTTAGTCTATAAATTTAACCCTAAAATTTATGTATCAACTATCGACTAAGAAATTTTGGGCTTGAGTTTAAATCacattagattttttttccaaaagaaatCACATTAGATGTGAATGAAAGTAATAATTATTCGTGTCATCTCAAttgataaatcatatatattattcatGTTGTACCAATCAATCTGCATATTGATTTTCTTCTCTGAACAAAAGAAAATTTTCCATTCATGTCAACGAACTCCTTAATGCAGTTGATTAGAGAAACAAGAAGATGATGAAGTTGGAAAATCTCATAACTAGGGCTAAGGTTGACATGTAATCAACTCTAACAATATTTAGATAGTTTTTTTCTCGGGCTAAACCAAGGCCATGATACATAAGAGCTCAATGACACTAGCACATAATCCACCAAAACTAGCTCGACAAATAGAGTTGATTCCAAAACTAAGGCCATTGAAAAACCCAATAAATCATTATCAATTTCCATTTTTGAGAATTCCACCAAAACAAGCTCGACAAATATCATTGAGGGTACAACCATCAACATTAACCTTAATTGTATGCTAATTAGGAGGAAATCAAACAACATGTCTATGTGGTTTCTAcatatgaaaaaaattcaagtactgaagttttataacaaatattgttttcaattttaatgtaCAATTAGTTTCATTGATGTATATGCAGTTTGGGTAGAGCATTTGTTAATGGATCAGCTAATTGAGGCTTGGAAGGCACATGGATCAAGTTGAGAAAACCATAACAAACATGCTCTCTAATAAAGTGATAGTCTATGTCTATATGTTTTGATCTCTCATGAGTGGTTGGATTTGAGGCAAGATGTATAGCTGAGATGTTATCACTAAAAACTATTACATTTGGACTTGTATTTCAAAATCTCTAAGCAATTGTTTTAACCAAAGTATTTTAGATGTCAAGGTTGCAACCTATATTCTTACTCTGCAGAAGATCTAGCCACTATTGGCTTCTTTTTAGATTTCGAAGATATTATGGACTCACCAAGAAAGACACAAAATCATGTTGTTGACCTTGTAGTAGTAGTGCAACTCCCCCAATCTACATCTACATATGTAGAAAATTTGAGTGATCGAACTGTAGAAAACATAAGTCCTAATGTTGGAGATGTCTTAAGATACCATAAGATTTGGTCCACAATCAAAAGATGCTTCTTGTTGGGCTTATTCATATACTAATTTAACTTGTTCACCGAGAAAGAAATATACAACCTTGAATCAGTAAGGTACATCACTCTTCCTATCAATTGTCCATACATGGATGGATCTAATAATTCTGAAGTGTCTTTTATCAAAGGAATATTTGGATCCCTAGGAGTGGTTGATGGCTTTACTCCCAAGAAACATGTATCCACAAGAAGCTGCATAATATACTTTCTTTGACATATGTGTATACCCTATGAcgattttgcaattttttatcCCAAAAAGTACTTTAGATCTCCTAGCACTTTGAGCTTGAAATGAATTTCTAAAGTATGCTGAGTATGTTGGAGCATGGATTGACTAGGACTTGCAAGTATAATGTCATCTACATAGATTAAGAGTATAACAAGAGTGGCACCCGAACCTTTAGTGAACAAGGAGGAGACTACAATGCTTTTGGTGAATCCATGTTGCAAAATTATAGAGGAAGCCTGTTGCAACCCATACAACGACTTATGAAGTCTACATGTCATATTCTTGGTCTCGTCaacaaaataactcaagattgatcctggttgtgaaaacataaaacgaagaacgttcttagttttaatcagaaaacggagaacgatcttggttagttaaaattagtaattcTGTTAAGTTTTTTAACctgttaatcaatcaaactaaaagtaaatatataagggaagagataccacacaacgatatatcatggttcacccaacttgggttacgtccagtcctcacaactgtgagattttctactaagtgtttaaaacaaatagccttcttgattttacagcactcAGCACAGATcgaccttgatctatttcaagcCCTATTCCTTTCAACCCAAAAAGAGAATACAATACCTATCTATCTTGATAGGATTCGTTACAATctaatcaaactataattaaactcttatagtttgagcttttacaataatgatgagattgttttgatagaatctgagatgtctcaactcttgtttgagattcgattcttcacaaagaattcagtagtaACAACACAATATGGTGTAAAGATTcagaactgcttcttctttgtgaaaatgatttcaagtatgtgaatgtgaatgatttgtggTAATTAACAACACTTGATTTTCTGCCTTAatcctggatattggccttccttttaCAGGCGTCTAGAAGCATTTAATgatggtcaaaagagctgttggtagtgctctgtcagttttgaccaaaaccaatatatgagattaaaataattcagCCTTTGAATGATTTGAATCTGTTTTAACTGAGTCTGTTATAGCCTTGCTTAAAccttttgtcttctagtttaaATGTCTTTGAAGCTTCTCACTTAATCATTGATGATACAACTTCGATCTGGAGCTTTGAAACTGgccaaaatagtttggagaaTGATTAAAACCCTTTGTAGAAGTAGAAGGATCACTGCTGgaattctgcagaaaacggagattgattatcaatctggttttGGAAGTTTAatctttctggagatttgatgatcaatctgaagTTCCTGTTTTTATCATTCTGGATCTTTTTGTAATGTCTTTGAACATATCAAGATTgattgaactttcttgacagtttggcaGAAGAgtttcactacaagaaaaactctTGTTACCTAcatcaaattttatctttatccaCGGCAAGTCCGTAGGTAACGTCAAATTACTCACAGATTACCCACAGACACGGGTTCGTAGCTATTTCCTTTCCATGTACTGATGATCTTAGTATAAAATTTAGAGGCAAAAGCTTCGTTGAaataatggagattgattggtcaagatgttgtgacgatcagtcttgaacctggagatcattctccattttgtccagaatgttcttgttgcTTTGTTTGTTCAGTTTTTCTTTGTTatgcttgattcctatctttgaattaattcactcaaaagcacaagttaaattaacataacattttagaatcataattaacatatttaattaacctttgtttattttcatcaaaactttaatttaagagtttgtttcaacaatctccccctttttgatgatgacaaacatgttaatttagattttaattttgattcttataTCGAGTCTGAAGAGCTTAAGAGCTCCCTCTTAATTAATGCAATAAAAGATTTTGACAGAATTTTAAACAAGCATATAATTTTGACAAAGTtgttttcattaattcaaaAGAGATACATAATATCAGCATATGTAGAGAATCCATGTAGAGAATCCTAGATACAAAAAGATtctaaaaacatattaaaaactaacttaattctccccctttgtcatacaaaaaggtAAGGGGGGAAAGCAACTAAGAAGCGAGAGACGGAGAGGATCCTTCAGAGGGGGAGGATTTTCCAGGGTTAGGAACTTGTGGAGGAGGAACAGGAAGAAGTGGAGGTGGTGCGATTCTCAGTTTGGGAGCAAGTTGTTCTGTGAACCAAGTTCTCAACAGATTAGTCTCCTGATCTTGCTGAAGCTGTCGTGCCATTATGGTCTGAAGAGCAGCCATAATATCTGAGTTTGAAGGTTCAGTCATGCAAGGAGGAGTATGAATATGAATGGTTGGTTGAGAAGTAGCAGCAACGACAGTGTTGGATGGAATGGTGGAACCAGAGATAGAGGGAACAGTGGCAAAGGAAGTAGCCAAGGACAGGAGAGGTCCAGATGGTGATTGTTTACCAGATGGGCCAGCAGATTCTAGAAAGTTAAAAAATTGGCTAATACCAAAAATGGAGGAACTTGTTTTTTGTGGGGACACAAAAAGTGGTGACATGACACTTATATGTGGATTGGGCAACAATGTTCCAAAATCATGAGGTGGAGAGTGAAGGATTTGAGAGTATGAGAGGAAATTAGTGGAGGATAAGGTGGATGGTTGAGGAAAGACAGAGAATGTTAATGAAGGTGGAATTTtgtctggagaacgttctcggtTTTGTGGAGAATGTAATGAAGAATGTTCTCGGTTTTGTGGAGAATgtaatggagaacgttctcggtTGGATGAAGAATGTCTTGGAGCAGTTTTTGGAACTGCATCTCCTGATTGATCAGATTTTGGAGGTGAGAAAGGAATAGAGATGGGGACAGTTCTTCGTCTTGTAGAACGTTTTATTTTCAAGGATGT from Cicer arietinum cultivar CDC Frontier isolate Library 1 chromosome 3, Cicar.CDCFrontier_v2.0, whole genome shotgun sequence encodes:
- the LOC101492276 gene encoding chitinase-like protein 1 — its product is MANQNAIVLLLAFVILLTDVATTVQGDSTKKTLVKYKHGKKYCDQGWECQGWSIYCCNLTITDYFQTYQFENLFSMRNSPVAHAVGFWDYHSFIAAASIFEPQGFGTTGKNKTFQMMEIAAFLGHVGSKTSCGYGVATGGPLAWGLCYNHEMSPSQTYCDDYYKLTYPCTPGAEYYGRGAIPIYWNYNYGAAGEALKVNLLDHPEYIEQNATLAFQAAMWRWMNPIKKSQPSAHDIFVGNWKPTKNDTMEKRVPGFGSTMNVLYGDSVCGQGDVDAMNNIVSHYLYYLDLLGVGREQAGPHEFLTCGEQVPFNPSSKSASS